The Mycoplasmopsis columbinasalis genomic interval GGTATAATGCATTATTTAGAACACTTCAAAATTGAAGACAATAGTCAAAATAATACCATTAGTAACTTTCCGCTTCCTCGCAAAACATTTTTTAACAAATTAAAAACCATATTCTCTTTTAAAAAATAGAACAAGCCTTTCCTTTCCAATTTATTGTTCTTATTATTAATATTGATTTTAAAAGCACCTTGGCCAGGTGTTTTTTTGTTTTTAAGTCTATAACACAGGTTTAAAACAAAAATTATCCTGTTAATATTGTTTACCAATTTATCTATTTAAGTCTTAAGATATAATTAATTACATCTATAAACTTATCAAAAAACGAGGAGATAAGAAATGTCAAAATATGCGAAATTAGCTGCCAGAATGAAAGAATATATGGCACTTGAAGCTATTAGTCGTTATGAAGAACCAGTTGTTGAAGCACTTAAAAAGAATACTGCTTCAAAAAACTTTGAATATTCACGTGATGGTCTTGGTTCATTGATTATAAAAACTAAAACCAAACCAAATGCACCAAAAATTATGATTGCTGCTCATATGGATGAAGTTGGTTACTTGGTACGTTCAATTGAAGACAATGGTCAAATGCTTGTTTCAGTTGTAGGTGGTGTGTGAACTTCAGCAGTAATTGGCACAAGAGCTAAGGTTGTTTCAAACCGTACTGGTAAAAGTGCCTACGGGGTATTTGGTCACACTTCAATTCACATTATGAAACGTGAAGACATTATGAAATCACCAACCAATAAGGAACTTTTCGTTGACTTTGGTTTTAAATCAAAAGCTGAAGCAGAGGAATTTGGAATTGAAATTGGTGACCCAATTTATATGCATGGTGAGAGTCTTGACTTACCAAATGATTTAATTAGTGGTAAAGCTGTTGACAACCG includes:
- a CDS encoding M42 family metallopeptidase; the protein is MSKYAKLAARMKEYMALEAISRYEEPVVEALKKNTASKNFEYSRDGLGSLIIKTKTKPNAPKIMIAAHMDEVGYLVRSIEDNGQMLVSVVGGVWTSAVIGTRAKVVSNRTGKSAYGVFGHTSIHIMKREDIMKSPTNKELFVDFGFKSKAEAEEFGIEIGDPIYMHGESLDLPNDLISGKAVDNRAGVTVIDFLANNIKDLDLPNTTYIVGTAQEEVGTRGAKTSVGLINPDVAFAIDTGAAHDTTNCPKGTPKLGAGVSLLIQDGGILTDPKLVKMLHQLAQKHNIPVYNYIAEGGGTDGCQLQYGLGGVPTITLSIPQRYLHSPIGVASLVDIQATLDLITEFVKVFDNKMLQELKG